The genomic DNA TCTAATAATTCTTTGTTTTTTTCAAAGCCATCTTTATATTGTTCTTTTTCTCTTGTAATTTTTTCTATTTCTTGGTTTTTTTCTTGAATTTTTGTTTCTGTCTCTTGAATTAATCTTTCTTGTTGCGCGTTTTTTGCTTTTTCTTCTTCAAGTTTTTGAAGAGCACTATCTTTTGCTTCTTCAATTGTCTTTTTTTCTCTTTCTAAAGCCTCAATTCTTTCGGTTGAATTTTTTGTTTGTTCTTTAAATTCATTTATTTTAGATTCAATTTCTTCTTTTTCTTTAATTAATTTGCTTTTTTCTTCTTCAACTTGTTGAATTTTTTGATTGTTTTCAGAAATTTCTTGCTCTTTTTTGGTTAACTTTTGATTTAGATCATCGATTTGTTTCTTTAGTTCATTATTTTCATTATTTAATTCAATATTTTTAGCATTTAATTCTTCTTTTTCTTGTTTTAATTTTTTGATTTCATTTTCAGATTCAGTTGCTTTTTTTTCTAATTCTGCTAATTTATTATTAATTTCTTGAATTTGAGTTTTTTGTTGCTCAATTAAATTTTTTTTCTCTTCAAATTGCTCATTCAATTGGTCAAATTGAGTTTTAATTTGGTTTTTTTCATTTTCAATTCTTGTTTTTTCATCCAGAAGTTTTTTATTATTTTCTTCTGATGTTTGAATTTTTACATTTAGTTCTTCAAGTTTTTTGTCTAAATTTTGTTTTTGATTTTTTATAGTTTCAAGTTGAGCATTTAATTCATCTTTTTGATTATTAATAGCAATAATTAATTCATCTTTTTCTTGAATTTGAATTGTATAGTTTTCTATTGCCTGTTTTTGCGATAAATTTTCATCATGTAATTCTTCAAGCTTTTTATTTAAATTTTCTTTGTCTTTTTTTAGATTTTTTTCTGCTAATATTGCTTCTTCAAGTTGTTTTTTTATTTCATCAATTTCATTTTTTAGTTTCTCAATTTCTTTTCCAGCATCTGTGCTTTTAAATTCATCAAGTTCTTCTTCAATTTTTTTAATTTCATCATTCTTTTTGTTGATATCTTCTTCTAGTTCATGAATTTTATTTTGAGCTTTATGTGATTCATCTTCAATTTTTTTGATTTCATCATCATGTTGTTTTTTTAACTTATCCATTTGGTCATGTATTCTATTACTTCTCTTTTTATTAGTTATTGCAACAACAGAAACAGCTCCAATTGCTGAAACAACAGCAATTGTTCCAACTGTAGTTAATATAATTCCGCTTTTTTTCATAATTTCTCCGTATTTTTTTGTCCTTGAAATTTTTAAATGTTTGTAAGGAAAAACAATACGTAATAGAGATTTACTTTCTTTTTTATAAATAATTTTTCTATTAAAATTATTAAGAATTTTTTTGCAAGATTATTAAATTAAATTATTTAGATAAACTTTTTTAATTAGTAAATTATTTCTTATTTCTTTATTAATAAATTAAATAAACAAAAACATTAAATTATTAGATTTTAATAATTTAAGATTTAAATTTATTTTTAGTTTATTTGCAATAATAAAGATTTTTTATTTTTAGATTAAACCATATAAAGAATTTAATTAAATAATATGCAAGTATTTTATTATTAGCTAACTTATTTATTTGGTTTATTTTTATTATTGGTTTTTAGAAATTAATTAATCATTTTTAATTTTTTTAAATTACTCCAAATTTTTAAAAAAATTAAATGATATAGTTAGTTTGTTAAATATTTTATTTCTAAATAATTAAATTGAATTTTTTATTAAATTATGTTTTTGAATAAATCAAGATATAAGTTGTTTTTTATTGATTTTTTTAACTAAAAATAATTCTTTAGTAATTTTATAATTTGCTATTTTTTATTTTGAAATAAAAATAACGAAAGCAAAAAAAATTAAATCATCTATTATTATTGTTTTAAAACATTTATAAATTTCTCTTAAAGTCTTTTTCATCAATTAAAAATTTCTGCTTATTTTCTTAAAAAAATAAGAAAAAGTTTTTAACCTAATGTCATTTCATTTTTTAAAAAAAGATTACAAGAGAAATTATTTTAATAACTTTTTTACTAGTAATTACATTGATTAATTTCTCTATGTATTCTTTTTATAATATAGAGCTTACAACTTATATATTACCACCATTTGGAGTCATTATCCAAAAAATATTATTAATTTTTGCTAATTTTCTAGGTTTTTTGGAGATATTTTGTGAATTTTTTCCCAAATTTCATTTTTTTATTATTTAAAATAAATAAAAAAACAAGTGTCTTTTTTAATAAGTTAATATTACAAACTTATTTTTTCACTTGTTTATTTGTATATTGAAGTTTATTTGTAATGGTTATTTTTATTTTTCTTTGTTTACTTTTTCTTGAGCGGATTTTTTCTTAGCTTCAGCAACTAAAATTTTTTCAATTTCAGAATGATAGTCATCAACTTCTTTTTGAATTTCATGGTATTTTTTTAGATTTTCAGGATCATTTAGTTGTGCTAGTTTATCAAAAATTCTGTCTGCTAGTTTTTCTTGTTCAAAGTTTTTAAATGGAACAAAAGTTTTTATTTGGTCCTCTTTTAAACCATATAAATCCGCTAATTGTTTGATTCTTTTGTCATATTCTTCATCCGAAATATGTAATTTTTCTTCATCAACAATTTTTCCATAAATATATGATTTAATAAGGTTTTTAGTTGCTTCTTTTTTGTATAAATCTAAAATTTCATCCTTTGTTGTTTTTGAGAATTCAATATATTCTTTTTCAGAAACACCTCTTTGTTTAATTTGGGTTAAAAAATCACGGTAGTATCCATTTGCAGTTTGGTCAACAATGATTTCTGACATTTCAACTTTTGAATTGCTTGTGATTTCTTCAATTGCACTGTTAATGAAATTAGTTTTATTTTTTTGTAATTTATTTTTTAAAGCAGTAATTTCTAAATATTTATCAAAGTCTGCTGGAGTTTTTACAAGTGGATTGATTTTGATTTCTTGTAAAAATTGTTCATTAATTTCAGGATAATTTGGGGTTTTGATGTTGTGGATTGTAACTTTGAAAATCACATCTTTTCCAGCTAAGTTTTTAGCATGATATTCTTTTGGGAATGTCAAATGAAGATCTTTTGTTTCACCTTTTTTTAAACCAATCATTTTTTCTTCAAATCCAGGAATAAATTGGTTTGAACCAATTACCAAATCAAACTTTTCTGCTTCACCACCTTCAAATTTTTCATTGTCAATATAACCAGTAAAATCAAAGTTAACTTGGTCATTTCATTTGATTGCTTCATTTGAATCAAGCATTACAACGTAGTTTGTTAACAATTGATGTTTTGTTTCTTCTAATTCTTCTTTGCTTAAAGTTAATGAATCTAATTTTGCTTGAATTTTTTTGTAATTTCCAATTGTAATTTTTGGAAATAAAGGAAAAATAAATTCAAAAACAACTTTTTCTAAACTTAAATTCACAACATCAAATTTGGGACGAACATTATCTGCCAACATATCTTCATTGGTAATTTGGGTAGTGATATGTTTTCTATAAATATCATCAATATTATCAGAAATAGTTTTGTCAAAAATTTTTACTAGACTAATTCTTTTGATTGCTTCTGATAATGGTGCTTTTCCTTTTCTAAAGCCAGGAATAGTAATATCTTTTGCTAAGATTTTTCTTGTTTTATTTAATGCCTCTTCTCATTCAGCGCCTTCAAGAGTATAATCAATAATTAATTCGGTTTTATTATCGTTAAATTTACGTGACATTTTTCTCCTTGAATAAAAAATATGTAATTATTATAACATTATTATTTGAATAATGCATATAAGGTTTTTTCATTTTCATTAAGGTTTTTTTCGTCTTCTTCACCAAATAAAACCTTTGTGACTTGAATGACATTTTTATACTCATTTTTAGTTTGATTTTTTAAAATATCAACTCAATTTTGAAACAAATAAGCACTAAATACCTGCCTTGCAATTTTTGTTTTAGCAACATCTTCATTAAATAAATTAATGATTTCTTTTTCTAATTTTGCAAGTGCTTCATTTTTTAAAAAAGAACCATCTTTTTTAGGATTAATGATTTGATTTTTAACAGTGTAATCATAATCAATATTTTTAGTTTGTAATAAATCATAAATCAATGTTTGAAACCCTGCGTTTTCAAACCCCTCACCATTAAAAAAATATTGAAATTCAGAAGCAAATTGATCTAAATCGCGATTTTTCAATTCGTTATAATTAAGCATAAAAACATAATCCATTTTTTTAGATTTTAGCGCATTAATTAAACTTAGAGTATCTAAATTTGTTTTTGTTTTGAGTTGATTTTTTTTAATTTGAAACAAAATCATTTCTCTAAAAGCTTCAATTTCATTTTGCATTTTTGAAATTGGAAATGAATTTCTTTTGCTATCTATTAAATAGATTGCTTTTAGTGGATCTTCATTTCTAATTGCTGCAACTTCATCAATAAAATCATTAAATTCTTTTTCTAATAAATTTTTCATAAGTACTTAGAATTTTACCATTATATTTTTCATAAGAATTTTAATAATATATAATTAGTCTAGTAGACTAAACAAAAAATTAACTATTGATTATAAGATTTTAAGGAGTAATTTAAAAAAATGTCTAAAATTAAAAAAATATATGCCTATGAGGTTTTGGATAGCCGTGGTAATCCAACAGTTAAAGTTGAATTACAAACTAAAAAAGCATTCGCTGAGGCATTAGTTCCATCTGGAGCTTCAACTGGGTCAAAAGAAGCCCTTGAGTTAAGAGATAAAAATACTCAATATGAAAATAATTGATTTGGCGGCAAAGGTGTGCAAACAGCTTGTGATAACATTAATAATAAAATTGCAAAATTACTAGTTGGTGTTGATGTTTTAAAACAAGAATTTATTGATAATTTAATGCTTGAAGCAGATGGTAGTGAAACAAAGTCAAACTTTGGAGCAAATGCAATTTTAGCAGTTTCATTAGCTTGTGCAAAAGCAGCGGCAATTGAAACAAAAAAACCACTTTATAAATATTTGGCTTCATTAGCAAAAAATGATAATAATCTATTTTCATTACCAGTACCAATGTTAAACGTTATTAATGGTGGCGAGCATGCTTCAAACACAATTGATTTTCAAGAATTTATGATTATGCCACTTGGTGCTAAAACTTTTAAAGAAGCAATGCAAATGGCAAATAAAGTTTTTCATACGTTGGCAAAATTATTAAAAAAATCAGGACATGGAACACAAGTTGGGGATGAAGGTGGTTTTGCTCCAAATCTACATACCCACGAAGAAGCGCTAGATTTCTTAGTTAAAGCAATTCAAGAAGCAAATTTCAACCCTGCAACAAAAGGTGAAAAAGCAATTGCAATTTGTTTGGACGCTGCAAGTTCAGAATTATATGACCCAAAAACAAACAAATATGTCTTTAAAAAATTTAAGCAAGCAATTTTAACCAAAAAACCTGGATTTGCAAAATATGCTAAAAGCAAATATGAATTTAGTTCAGATGAATTAGTTAAGTACTACAAAAAATTAGTTAAAAAATATCCAATTATTTCAATCGAAGATTCACATGCTGAAAATGATTGAGACGGGTTTATTAAAATGCAAAAAGAACTTGGATCACAAATTCAATTAGTTGGTGATGATTTGATTGTGACAAATCCAAAATATATCCAAATGGCAATTGACAAAAAAGCAATCAATTCCTCATTAATTAAAATTAATCAAATTGGTTCATTAACTGAAACAATTAAAGCAATTAAAATGTCACAAGAAGCTGGTTTTGTTCCTGTTATTTCACACCGTTCAGGCGAAACTGAAGATACATTTATTGCTGATTTAGCAGTTGCATTCAATACAAATGAAATTAAAACTGGTTCAATGTCAAGAACAGATCGGATTGCTAAATATAATCGTTTATTAAAAATTGAGGATGAATTAAAACAAAAAGGTGTTTTCTTAGGTGAAAAAGCATTCTCAAATTTAAAATAAAAATCTTATTAATTAAAAAAACTCGGGAGATTTAATTCCGAGTTTTAATCATTTCAAATTAGTCGATTTTAACTTTAACAGCAGCACCCATTGAGGTTGAAACAACAATGTTTAAAACATATGCTCCTTTAACTGCTTGTGGTTTTAATCTTTTAATTGTATGAATTAAGGTTTCAGCATTTTGGACTAATGCTTCAGTGGTCATTGATTTTTTACCAATTGAGGCATGAATAATTCCACCTTTATCAGCACGGTAGTTAGCTTTCCCTTTTTTAAGTTCTTCAACAGCTTTAGCTGGATTAGTTGTAACTGTTCCAGTTTTTGGGTTTGGCATTAAACCTTTAGGACCTAGTTTTTTACCATATTTACCTAAAACTAACATCATTTTTGGATCAGCAACAATCACATCAAAATCATATTTGTCTTGGTTTAAAACTTCAGGTAATTCAGCTGATGAATAAACTAAATCAGCACCAGCTTCTAAAGCAGCTTTTTGAGCTGAAACTTCATCAGTTGCAACTAAAACTTTCACAGTTTTTCCAGTTCCATTTGGTAAAACAACAGCCCCTCTTAATTGTTGGTCAGATTTTCTTGTATCCAAGTTTAATTTAATTGCAATATCTAATGATTCATCAAATTTTGCAAATGATGCTTTTTTTGCTAAATTAATTGCATCAACTAATGAATAAACATCTTTTTTATTAACTAAGTTTTTTAAAACTTTTGCATTTTTGGTAATTCTTTTAGTCATTAGTTAGCACCACCCTTCAATCATTCTTCATAACCTTCAATTGTGATTCCCATGTTTTTTGCTGTACCTGCAACTTGACGCATTGCTGCTTCAATTGTATTTGCATTCATATCTGGCATTTTATATTCAGCAATTTCTTTTAGTTGATCTAAAGTAATTGATCCGACTTTTTCTTTGTTTGGAATTCCACTACCTTTTTTTGCTTTTGCAGCTTGGATTAGTTTGTATGAAGTTGGTGAGGTAAATAATTTGAAATCAAATGATTTGTCTTTATACACTGTAATTAAAACAGGAACTGGTTCTGAACCCCGGTCTCTTGTTTGGTCATTAAATGCTTTGGTAAATTCTGGCATGTTAATTCCAACCCCAGCTAAAGCAGGTCCTGGTTTGGCTTGACCAGCGTTAAATTGTAATTTGGCTTTTTTAACGATTTCTTTTGCCATTTTGTTTAAAAATCCTTTCGATAATTGTGGTGATAGCGAATTTTTTTTAAGATTCTTCCACTACTTTTTTGGCAATTGTATATTGCAGTTGCAATTATAACAAAATAATTTTTTATTCCATAAAAAACATTATTTTTACAAAAAAACTTATCACTTTTTATTGTTCCTTGTTTTAAGTAAAAAATTCATGAAAATAGGTTTGTGATAGAATAGAAGTGGAGGACTTAAAATGTATAACGAAAAATATAAATTGGTTGCAAAAATTTTTATTATCATTTCAATGGTTTTATTATTTCCACTAATTCTTCCAACACTTTTAGGTTTTTTTGCATTAGGAGTTATTGATCAAAAATATGCTCCAGAAGATAAAAAGACACTTTGAGGAATTTTAACAATAATTTTGATTAATTGAATTGCTGGAATTTTTATTTTAATTGATGAGCGTCCAGTTAATGCTTCGAATGAATTAAATGATGATGCGAATTTATAAAAATTTTTATAAGTTTATTAACTAAAATTAATAATAATGATAAAAAAATTCAAGTATGATTTCTTTTGACTTGAATTTTTTTTGTTTTTATTTTAAGTTAAATTTAGATTAAAAATCAGCTGCAGCTTTTTTAATTAAATCTGCTTTTTGAGCAATGATTTCTTCATTGGTCAAACTAATAAAAGGTTCAACTTTTGTGCCATCAATTAAAATACTTTTTGCAATTTTTGCACCTAAGAAATCTCAAACTCCTTCTAAATATGAAATATGATTGGCTCATAAATATCAACCAAGCGGAGCACCTTGTGTTGCAATAATTTGTACTTTTAAATGATCTAATAATCCAATTGCTCCACCTTTTTTTGAATATTTATAGCTAAATGTTTTATTCGCAACCGCAACACGATCAATAAATGTTTTTAAAACAGAGGGTACATTAAAATTGATCATTGGTGCTGAAATAACTAGCTTATCAATGCTTTTTAACATTTCAATGTATTTGTTTGAAAATTCTTCATCAAAAAAGTTACTGAAATTGTTCGCATTCATCCCAGTTCGTGCCATTTCTAAATCATTTAAATTTAATTCTTTAATTTCATCATCTGGATTATTTTTTTTATATTCTTCAATAAATTTTTTTGTTGCAAAACAAGAAATTGATTTGCCTTTATTTAATGGTGAAGAATATAAAACCAAAACTTTTGCCATTTTTCTCCTTCATCTTTGGATTTTTTGCTTATGCATTATCAAATTTGAATAATTATAATCTTAAACCAATTTTTTTAAATTGAATGCTTTTAAAAGAAAAAAATAAAAAAACTTGGGACTAGCAAGTTTTTCTAATATGGTGCGGATGAAGGGAATCGGACCCTCGTATTCAGATTGGCAACCTGATGTTCTACCATTGAACTACATCCGCAAAATGGTGCAAGTGATGGGAATCGAACCCACGTAGTTAGCTTGGAAGGCTAAAGTTCTACCATTAAACTACACTCGCAAATTCCGAAATAAATTATAAACTAAAATATTTTTATTTTGCTAAAAATTTTTGCAAAAAAAGAATAAAAAAAATGGCGATCGTGGCAGGATTCGAACCTGCGACCACATGCTTAGAAGGCACGTACTCTATCCCCTGAGCTACACGACCGTCGCATCTATTATTTTACCATAAATTTTATTTTGAGATTTTTTTTAAAAAAATATTTTGCTTTAAAAACATCGTTTATTTTGCAATGATTTTTATTTTTCATTGCATTTGCAATTAAGTTAATTGTTTGATTTTTTTTGCAATTTTTTTTGAAACAATTTTTTCTAGTTCATCTTGTGAAGCTAAATAAATATTTTCATATGTCAAAAAATGTTCTAATAATTTATTAATTGTTTTTTTGCCAATGCCTTCAATGTTTTCAAGGCTATTATTGACTATACTCTTAAAATGTCTTTTGTTAAACCAATTTTTGGCATATTTATCAACTTGAAATTGAATTTTTGTCAAAAAATTAAAAACATCAAAGTCATTAATTTCAATTTGTTGATTCTGGTCATTAATTAAGGTTGCAAAACTATGTTTATTATTTTTAATTAAACCAAAAACTGGTTTGTTAATTTCTAGTTCAAATAAGGCTCTCTCAATACTTTTAATTTGATAAATCCCACCATCAACAAAAATGATATTGACTAGATCGCTATTATTTTTTAAAAATTTATAAGCATTTTGATACATATAATACAAGTCAGCTTCATTGCCTTTTTCTTTTTTAAGAATAAATGATCGCGAATGATTTTTTAAAAGTTTGCCATTTTCATATAAAAAAGCAGCGCCAACAATTTCATTTGTATTTGCCATAAATGAATTATCAAAAATCACAAATTTATTTGCATCATGTTCTAAAATCTTGCTTAGTTTTTCAATCGTTTGTTCAAGTTGATTATCTTTTTCTAATTTTGCAATTTTGTTTTCAAGATCATTTTTGGCATTTTCATAAGCAATATCCAACATATTTTGATAAATCTTATTGTTTTTAAAAACAAGATGTTTTTTTAGTTCTTCATTAATAAAAAGATTTTGGTATTCAGAAGGCAAAATAATATGTTCGGGGATAAAGTTTTTTGCATAATATTCTTCAATAAAATGACTAATAAAATCTTCCAATAAGGAATTAAGATTAAACCAAAAATCAGATTTATTAATTAAATTAGCTGCCCGATAGTGCAAAATCGAAATAAAAATTTTATCCTTCGTTACATAAAAACCAAAAACATCAAGATCTTTTGATGTTTTTAAAACTAAATTTTGTTGATTTTGTTTATTATAAATTAATTCATAAATTTGTTTGTATTGTTTTGCTAATAAGTACTCCATATTTTCAACTCAGAAATGAATTTTATTTTGCAATTGATTTTTAAAATCAGTATCAAATTTCAAAATTTTTTTTGCTTTTAAAAAAGCATTATTAACTTCTTCTTCGCTCATTTTATTAATAATTAATCCATCTTTAGATTTTAATAAATGAATAAGATATTTAATTAATTCTTTATATTCTTTACCTTTAACTAAAGGACCATAATAAATCGCATTGGGATTTTTTTTGTATTTATTTTTTAAACTAATCTGTAAATTGTTTTTATTTTTTTCAACACAAATATAAGGAAAAGTTGCTTGTGTTGGTAAAACAACATTGCATTTGGGTTTGTATTTCGCAATGCAACTTCGCTCAAAAATTAAAGCTTCAGTTTCGGTTTCAAAAACAAATGTTTCAAATGATGAAGTTTCTTCAAGCATTTTTTGGGTTTTATATGAGTTTTTCATATTCGGATCAAAATATTGTTTCATCCGTGCTTTTAAATTTTTGGCTTTACCGACATAGATGATATTATCATCCTTATCTTTTCAAAAATAAACCCCTGGTTTCGTTGAAATATTTTTGATTAATTCTTTGTCAATCATAATTTTTTTGTTTAATTTTTTTATTTATTTATATTTATTCAAGATTATCTTCGAGTGTTTTAATAATCACATTTAATCTTTTGAAAGGATCAATATCAAAATCTTTCAAAACAATTTCATAGGCTTTATTTTCAAAAACACCTAATTTGCCTGCTTCTTCTTCAAAGTCTCTTCTTAAACTAATGTATTTAATTGGAGTTTTATTTTCTAAAAAATTAATTTCAAAATCATAAAGTGGTTTAAGAACCCTAGTGATTTTGACATTATTGATTTTATTTTCAAAAGCATGGTAGTAAAAAATGCTATTTAAATTATTTTTTCTACCAAAAGAAATTAAAAGTGCATAGTTTTTTTGTTTAATTTCAAGTGCAAGAATCGCATATGGTTCAACCAAATAATTTTTATTTTCTTTATCATCAAGAATTAATGCTAAATATGGATGAGTTAAATTTTTAATTTTCTCAAATTCTTCGTTTGATACCTCATATAGAATTCCGTTATCTAATAATGGTAAAAATTGACTTTCTTTTTCAAGGGCAATGAAAGCTTTTAAATTTTCTTCATTTTCATTTGGTGATTTGGAAAAATTAGGACCATCTGGTGCCAAATAATATTGACC from Metamycoplasma alkalescens includes the following:
- the rplA gene encoding 50S ribosomal protein L1 → MTKRITKNAKVLKNLVNKKDVYSLVDAINLAKKASFAKFDESLDIAIKLNLDTRKSDQQLRGAVVLPNGTGKTVKVLVATDEVSAQKAALEAGADLVYSSAELPEVLNQDKYDFDVIVADPKMMLVLGKYGKKLGPKGLMPNPKTGTVTTNPAKAVEELKKGKANYRADKGGIIHASIGKKSMTTEALVQNAETLIHTIKRLKPQAVKGAYVLNIVVSTSMGAAVKVKID
- a CDS encoding gamma-glutamylcyclotransferase family protein, whose protein sequence is MEQDKKIYVFSYGTIQDELFYKNLLSPNVIKRPAILNGYAKCIDDLQYFLLKKDIGHQVKGSIFEITKEELFMIDRWEMFPQYQRFLANVIATDTNEIIEDVYVYTRLEHGQYYLAPDGPNFSKSPNENEENLKAFIALEKESQFLPLLDNGILYEVSNEEFEKIKNLTHPYLALILDDKENKNYLVEPYAILALEIKQKNYALLISFGRKNNLNSIFYYHAFENKINNVKITRVLKPLYDFEINFLENKTPIKYISLRRDFEEEAGKLGVFENKAYEIVLKDFDIDPFKRLNVIIKTLEDNLE
- the rplK gene encoding 50S ribosomal protein L11, whose amino-acid sequence is MAKEIVKKAKLQFNAGQAKPGPALAGVGINMPEFTKAFNDQTRDRGSEPVPVLITVYKDKSFDFKLFTSPTSYKLIQAAKAKKGSGIPNKEKVGSITLDQLKEIAEYKMPDMNANTIEAAMRQVAGTAKNMGITIEGYEEWLKGGAN
- the tig gene encoding trigger factor, with product MSRKFNDNKTELIIDYTLEGAEWEEALNKTRKILAKDITIPGFRKGKAPLSEAIKRISLVKIFDKTISDNIDDIYRKHITTQITNEDMLADNVRPKFDVVNLSLEKVVFEFIFPLFPKITIGNYKKIQAKLDSLTLSKEELEETKHQLLTNYVVMLDSNEAIKWNDQVNFDFTGYIDNEKFEGGEAEKFDLVIGSNQFIPGFEEKMIGLKKGETKDLHLTFPKEYHAKNLAGKDVIFKVTIHNIKTPNYPEINEQFLQEIKINPLVKTPADFDKYLEITALKNKLQKNKTNFINSAIEEITSNSKVEMSEIIVDQTANGYYRDFLTQIKQRGVSEKEYIEFSKTTKDEILDLYKKEATKNLIKSYIYGKIVDEEKLHISDEEYDKRIKQLADLYGLKEDQIKTFVPFKNFEQEKLADRIFDKLAQLNDPENLKKYHEIQKEVDDYHSEIEKILVAEAKKKSAQEKVNKEK
- the eno gene encoding phosphopyruvate hydratase, with the protein product MSKIKKIYAYEVLDSRGNPTVKVELQTKKAFAEALVPSGASTGSKEALELRDKNTQYENNWFGGKGVQTACDNINNKIAKLLVGVDVLKQEFIDNLMLEADGSETKSNFGANAILAVSLACAKAAAIETKKPLYKYLASLAKNDNNLFSLPVPMLNVINGGEHASNTIDFQEFMIMPLGAKTFKEAMQMANKVFHTLAKLLKKSGHGTQVGDEGGFAPNLHTHEEALDFLVKAIQEANFNPATKGEKAIAICLDAASSELYDPKTNKYVFKKFKQAILTKKPGFAKYAKSKYEFSSDELVKYYKKLVKKYPIISIEDSHAENDWDGFIKMQKELGSQIQLVGDDLIVTNPKYIQMAIDKKAINSSLIKINQIGSLTETIKAIKMSQEAGFVPVISHRSGETEDTFIADLAVAFNTNEIKTGSMSRTDRIAKYNRLLKIEDELKQKGVFLGEKAFSNLK
- a CDS encoding GIY-YIG nuclease family protein, with amino-acid sequence MIDKELIKNISTKPGVYFWKDKDDNIIYVGKAKNLKARMKQYFDPNMKNSYKTQKMLEETSSFETFVFETETEALIFERSCIAKYKPKCNVVLPTQATFPYICVEKNKNNLQISLKNKYKKNPNAIYYGPLVKGKEYKELIKYLIHLLKSKDGLIINKMSEEEVNNAFLKAKKILKFDTDFKNQLQNKIHFWVENMEYLLAKQYKQIYELIYNKQNQQNLVLKTSKDLDVFGFYVTKDKIFISILHYRAANLINKSDFWFNLNSLLEDFISHFIEEYYAKNFIPEHIILPSEYQNLFINEELKKHLVFKNNKIYQNMLDIAYENAKNDLENKIAKLEKDNQLEQTIEKLSKILEHDANKFVIFDNSFMANTNEIVGAAFLYENGKLLKNHSRSFILKKEKGNEADLYYMYQNAYKFLKNNSDLVNIIFVDGGIYQIKSIERALFELEINKPVFGLIKNNKHSFATLINDQNQQIEINDFDVFNFLTKIQFQVDKYAKNWFNKRHFKSIVNNSLENIEGIGKKTINKLLEHFLTYENIYLASQDELEKIVSKKIAKKIKQLT
- a CDS encoding FMN-dependent NADH-azoreductase, which produces MAKVLVLYSSPLNKGKSISCFATKKFIEEYKKNNPDDEIKELNLNDLEMARTGMNANNFSNFFDEEFSNKYIEMLKSIDKLVISAPMINFNVPSVLKTFIDRVAVANKTFSYKYSKKGGAIGLLDHLKVQIIATQGAPLGWYLWANHISYLEGVWDFLGAKIAKSILIDGTKVEPFISLTNEEIIAQKADLIKKAAADF